In the Alphaproteobacteria bacterium genome, ATGACGCTGAGCGACAAAGAACAATGGGCGCGCGTCCAGGCCCGTTTGCGCGCCGCGGTCGGCGACGAGAACTTCAAGAGCTGGTTCGGCGCGCTCGAGCATGACGCCATCAACGGCGACGTCGTGCGGCTTTCGTTGCCGACGCGCTTTCTCAAGAGCTGGGTGCAGTCGCACTATGCCGACAAGCTGCTCGCCTGCTGGAAGGCCGAATTGCCCTCGATCCGGCGGGTCGATCTGGTGCATCGCTCGGCGGTGTTGCGCGACGCGACCGCCAAGGTAAAGCCGATCGAGCAAGTGGAAGCGGTACGTGACATCAAGAGTGGGGCCGAACGCGAGCTACGCGCCATGCACCAGCCCGCGCAGGCGGCGCACGAGGCGCTCGGCGGCTCGCCGCTCGATCCGCGGCTCGCGTTCGATACCTTCGTGGTCGGCCGCTCCAACACGCTCGCCCATGCGGCCGCCAAGCAGGTCGCCCTCGCCCGGCGCGGCGAGCCGGTGATGTTCAACCCGCTCTACGTCCATGCCGGTGTGGGACTGGGCAAGACGCATCTTTTGCAGGCGATCGCCTGGGCCGGCAATGGCATCGCGGACCGCAAGGTGCTCTACCTCACCGCCGAGAAGTTCATGTACGGCTTCGTGGCCGCGCTGAAATCACAGACCGCCCTCGCCTTCAAGGAAGCGCTGCGCGGCATCGATGTGCTGGTCATCGACGACCTGCAGTTCCTGCAGGGGAAATCGACGCAGGTCGAGTTCTGCCACACGCTCAATGCACTGATTGATGCGGGCCGTCAGGTGGTGATCGCGGCGGATCGCCCGCCGAGCGATCTG is a window encoding:
- the dnaA gene encoding chromosomal replication initiator protein DnaA encodes the protein MTLSDKEQWARVQARLRAAVGDENFKSWFGALEHDAINGDVVRLSLPTRFLKSWVQSHYADKLLACWKAELPSIRRVDLVHRSAVLRDATAKVKPIEQVEAVRDIKSGAERELRAMHQPAQAAHEALGGSPLDPRLAFDTFVVGRSNTLAHAAAKQVALARRGEPVMFNPLYVHAGVGLGKTHLLQAIAWAGNGIADRKVLYLTAEKFMYGFVAALKSQTALAFKEALRGIDVLVIDDLQFLQGKSTQVEFCHTLNALIDAGRQVVIAADRPPSDLESLDDRVRSRLAGGLVVEMGSLEEELRLEILKSRAAAARAHHPGFDVPSPVLAFVAKSITHNGRDLDGALNRLLASNKLTGLPITMDMAERAVRDLIRPQEPKRVKIEDIQRIVARQYNVSRADLLSSRRTANVVRPRQIAMYLAKTLTLRSLPEIGRRFGGRDHTTVLHAVRKIENLVGNDNVLAEEIELLKRLLQE